A single Metarhizium brunneum chromosome 5, complete sequence DNA region contains:
- the prr-5_1 gene encoding pH-response regulator protein palI/prr-5, whose amino-acid sequence MIRPATPLSVLLFAAFVLLLFSVISIPVTKFVPLGSFGDVKYGVFGYCQGEECTNIAIGYPRDGALTDETQKFDLPSSVRHTLSAILVIHPVAALLTLIMFCLAIAAHLHSASHSSRYLLVVSVFTLITFLVCVAGFVVDVLLFIPHLAWGTYMVLAASIVLAICTFGSFAMRRTTVSRKARQKRIAENGDMSGESYYNRDGQVKAAAIFASQPTFSAVGGGNLGTDSLPAFAVFESQSQRKDDQVSDEKIPLTQRSPVERSATTVHNDMANAREATSLANSRQSPSRDRYGNPINGPDAYGRERGGGYRGGRGGAYGRGGFDTYGIAGRGRGGGGRGGYGPLPGRGGARGRGGYGLPPRGGRGPPPMGGYANMPPSQHNQRPPENEYAPYGQTQPVQNSLDRGWNGSQPSLAADNNDLPRAESPPPLPGQVAGGSRAPDTDTTTPLSPPPPNAYGQHNLLRDSDVDVAGMVGLQQGRPMLGGGRETIMSDGSKYSTDEPQQYVPPRAAWNQNPGRNSPGAPSPGGQNMLPTTTGSRSDYYEDTNPRFDTTPPSGPVQSHHPSAYPEPLFEDAPATGGRARSPAESERSNFTSISQRGVNPRWEPHPPMPNQAPPNRRPVQVKHQRQDVLLNNNPDFQLPSSRGPGPNRTGTGMIPGSAYPGGAI is encoded by the exons ATGATACGACCAGCAACACCCTTGTCGGTGCTGCTGTTTGCAGCCTTTGTTCTACTTCTCTTTTCGGTGATTTCCATTCCCGTCACCAAATTTGTGCCGCTCGGATCATTTGGGGATGTCAAGTATGGCGTCTTTGGCTACTGCCAGGGTGAGGAATGCACCAATATTGCTATAGGATATCCGCGAG ATGGAGCATTAACCGATGAAACTCAAAAGTTCGATCTGCCAAGCTCAGTTCGCCATACTCTGTCCGCCATTCTGGTCATTCATCCCGTAGCGGCACTCCTAACTCTCATCATGTTCTGTCTGGCCATCGCTGCACACCTGCACAGTGCGTCGCATTCGTCGAGATatctcctcgtcgtctccgtTTTTACCCTCATCACCTTTCTCGTGTGTGTTGCTGGTTTTGTGGTGGATGTGCTGCTCTTCATCCCTCACTTGGCATGGGGCACCTACATGGTGTTGGCTGCATCCATCGTTCTTGCTATCTGCACCTTTGGGTCTTTCGCCATGCGAAGAACCACTGTTAGCAGGAAAGCTCGTCAGAAGCGCATTGCGGAGAATGGAGACATGAGTGGTGAAAGCTACTACAACAGGGACGGTCAGGTCAAGGCggctgccatctttgccaGCCAACCAACTTTTTCTGCTGTGGGCGGAGGAAATTTGGGAACGGATAGCCTCCCTGCATTTGCAGTCTTTGAAAGTCAGAGTCAGCGAAAGGACGACCAAGTTAGCGACGAGAAAATTCCTCTGACACAACGAAGTCCTGTAGAGAGATCAGCAACCACTGTTCACAACGACATGGCAAACGCGAGGGAGGCCACTAGTCTGGCCAATTCAAGGCAATCGCCCTCACGGGATCGTTATGGTAATCCCATCAATGGGCCCGATGCCTATGGTAGGGAACGTGGTGGAGGCTACCGCGGCGGACGTGGTGGTGCTTATGGCCGCGGAGGTTTCGATACCTATGGCATAGCAGGTCGAGGacgtggtggaggaggacgaggaggttATGGTCCCTTGCCTGGCAGAGGGGGGGCCCGTGGGCGAGGTGGTTATGGCCTTCCACCACGAGGAGGACGCGGGCCGCCTCCGATGGGAGGCTATGCTAATATGCCTCCAAGCCAACACAATCAGAGGCCGCCGGAGAACGAATACGCACCATATGGACAGACCCAGCCAGTACAAAACTCATTGGACCGTGGGTGGAATGGAAGCCAGCCCAGCTTAGCAGCGGATAACAATGATCTTCCCCGAGCCGAGTCTCCTCCGCCCTTACCAGGACAAGTCGCGGGCGGTTCACGAGCTCCAGACACCGACACTACTACTCCTCTgagtccgccgccgccaaatgcCTACGGTCAGCATAACCTACTTCGGGATAGCGACGTCGATGTCGCCGGCATGGTTGGCTTGCAGCAAGGTCGTCCAATGCTCGGTGGAGGGCGTGAAACGATTATGAGTGACGGAAGCAAGTACAGCACTGACGA GCCGCAACAATATGTTCCACCACGTGCTGCGTGGAACCAAAATCCAGGGAGAAACTCGCCAGGAGCTCCTTCTCCAGGTGGCCAGAATATGCTTCCAACGACGACAGGATCGCGTAGCGACTACTACGAGGACACCAACCCTCGATTCGATACTACGCCTCCTTCTGGACCGGTGCAAAGCCACCACCCATCTGCCTATCCTGAGCCACTGTTCGAAGATGCTCCTGCTACGGGTGGCAGAGCACGAAGCCCTGCCGAATCAGAACGATCTAATTTCACGTCCATCTCTCAACGAGGAGTCAATCCTCGATGGGAACCACATCCGCCAATGCCCAACCAGGCGCCCCCGAACCGTCGACCGGTCCAGGTGAAGCATCAGCGTCAGGATGTGCTCTTGAACAACAACCCCGACTTCCAGTTACCAAGTTCACGCGGGCCAGGACCGAACCGGACCGGCACCGGGATGATTCCTGGAAGCGCTTATCCTGGAGGCGCTATTTAG
- the sept2-A gene encoding Septin-2A, whose translation MLLRRSKSGDLGKGSKKAQALREAELERQRQAAARVPPKLPEFANNTEKLSNTFPRELQPSELTYSLSNSSSGGYYVRASNEPRNYISNAAPPVPPIPNNAFDPYARTESMTHRGRYSYASSAISSINSPRRVRRRKDPTPFNILVIGTPGAGKTSFLEFLKTALALPPRKRPKKTDDDDFNIPAPASGNFVPHFMETEIDNERIGLTLWDSEGIEKNLVDLQLRELSAFLESRFEETFAEEMKVVRSPGVQDSHIHAVFLILDPFRLDRNIAASRNRATGHQGNDSRTRAASGALDDDLDLQILRSLHRKTTVIPVIAKADTITTKHMNVLKKSVWDSIKKADLDPLEALGLDEDSDRIDEEEEDAAVPDISEPKDASSSLPSSPNSKRLSSQSIRRHKAQEESKEDEIPFLPLSIISPDLYEPAVIGRQFPWGFADPYNEQHCDFTRLKEAVFSDWRGELREASREQWYEGWRTNRLKLRDLPYRHR comes from the exons ATGTTGCTTCGACGGAGCAAGAGCGGTGAtcttggcaaaggcagcaaGAAGGCTCAAGCCCTTAGAGAGGCTGAGCTGGAGCGCCAGCGTCAAGCGGCTGCGCGAGTTCCTCCTAAGCTGCCCGAATTCGCCAATAATACCGAAAAATTGTCCAATACCTTTCCGCGGGAGCTGCAACCGTCTGAGTTGACTTACAGTCTTTCCAATTCGAGTTCAGGTGGTTATTATGTGCGCGCCTCCAATGAACCTCGCAATTACATATCAAACGCTGCTCCGCCAGTGCCGCCGATTCCGAACAACGCCTTCGACCCTTATGCTCGAACTGAGAGCATGACTCACCGTGGACGGTACAGCTATGCCAGCAGTGCTATTAGCTCCATCAACAGCCCTAGGAGGGTTCGAAGAAGAAAGGATCCGACTCCATTCAA TATCCTAGTCATTGGAACCCCTGGCGCCGGCAAGACCTCCTTTCTCGAATTTCTCAAGACTGCACTCGCTCTTCCGCCTAGAAAGCGACCTAAGAAGACTGACGACGATGACTTTAACATTCCAGCTCCGGCATCGGGAAACTTTGTCCCCCACTTCATGGAAACTGAGATTGATAACGAGCGGATTGGATTAACTTTGTGGGATTCGGAAGGCATTGAAAAGAACCTGGTGGATTTGCAATTGAGGGAGCTGAGCGCTTTTCTCGAGAGCAGGTTCGAGGAGACGTTTGCAGAGGAGATGAAGGTTGTGCGATCCCCCGGTGTTCAGGACAGCCACATTCACGCCGTCTTCTTGATTTTGGATCCCTTCCGTCTCGATCGTAATATTGCCGCCTCCCGAAACAGAGCGACTGGTCACCAAGGCAATGATTCACGCACTCGGGCGGCGTCTGGCGCCCttgacgacgacctcgacctccAAATCTTGCGCAGTCTCCACCGCAAGACCACTGTGATTCCAGTTATTGCCAAAGCagacaccatcaccaccaagcaTATGAATGTGCTAAAGAAATCCGTTTGggacagcatcaagaaagCTGACCTGGACCCGCTTGAGGCGCTCGGATTGGATGAGGACAGCGACAGGattgatgaggaggaagaagatgcgGCTGTTCCGGATATCAGTGAGCCAAAAGATGCAAGCTCTTCTTTACCGAGTTCTCCAAACTCCAAGCGATTGTCAAGCCAGTCCATCCGTCGCCACAAAGCTCAAGAGGAGTCAAAGGAAGATGAGATCCCGTTCCTGCCCCTCTCCATCATTAGCCCTGATTTGTACGAACCTGCTGTGATCGGCCGCCAGTTCCCTTGGGGATTTGCCGATCCTTACAATGAGCAGCATTGCGACTTCACGCGTTTGAAGGAGGCAGTGTTCTCGGATTGGCGAGGCGAGTTGCGTGAGGCCAGTCGAGAGCAATGGTATGAAGGATGGCGAACGAATCGTCTGAAGCTGCGAGACCTGCCCTATCGTCATCGATAG